CTGGAGGTgggctgtggtgtggttctgACGTTGGTGCCAGGGAGACCCAAGGATGTGGCTAACTTCCTGCTCTTGCTGGTCATGCTGGCGGTCCTTTTCTTCCACCAGCTAGTAGGAGACCCCCTGAAACGATACGCCCATGCTCTGGTCTTTGGCATTCTGCTCACCTGCCGACTGCTCATTGCCCGCCAGAGTGAGGACCGgcctgagagggaggagagcagggaaCAACACATCAATGTCCAGGAAAAGAACAAAGTCAAGCAGTCCTAATCCAGCCCAATCGTCTAGTCTGGGCAGAGCAACAGCAAAATGGAACCTTGTGTATTTCTTTGGATTGTAGCAATTCTGATTCAAAAGAAACACAGTCGCTATTAACAAGTGATATTTTTATGTTTCATTTTGACACAAATACTAATTTGAGTGACTTTGTTGGCTTTGAGACTGCTAATGTTTTCCGCTATTGAAGATTGGTACTTttctattttttacattttagctAGAAAGCTAATGATATCCCTCGAATTCAATTGTTATTTTACAACAATTATGCATAGTTCATATTAAATGGCTTAAACAAACTCATATCCTATCACCACTGTTCAAGATATATTGTTGGTGAATATTGACTCACATTTATTTAAATATAATACACAGTATCACATATTTCCATTGGTATTAGTAAAATAAGAATCATTTCAGTGAATTCAGATTACTTTCCGTTAAAGCTTTTACCTGTTCATTCGATTTTCTTGTAAGTATTCCTATGCATGAAAATGTACCCCTTTTCCCCAAAGAAAAATTAAACGGTCAAATGACAAGTCTTTCACTCATCACAAATTGATGAATCACTTTGTTGCACCCAACACTTTTGTTCAAGAACTCATATGGAGGAGAGCATTTTGCTAGCAATTATGTACATACATAatataatgtatgcacacatgactgtaagtcgctttggataaaagcgtctgctaaatggcatatattattattattattattattattatgtctatGGTTGCTAGCCTAGtgctgtctctatgtctctggaACACAGTCAGTAGTCCAGCTACTTTGTCAAATGCTGTGTCAATTGACATGTCCAATAAAGGACTTGATATTTGTCTCTTAATAAAGGActgtctctctttacatccagTGACAACAAAGGCTTATGTTTATCTGTGAGTCTATTTTGCGCTTGGATTTTTTAAAACAGTATTCTGTTGAATTACTATCTTAGATAAGTATTCATATGAGTATTAACATTACCACTGGGTTCTtcttgtaatgtaaatgtatttgactcATATATAAGTGGTGCTACCTTCAGTAATGATGAGTAGATAAAGGGAGGTTTTTAGTC
This DNA window, taken from Oncorhynchus gorbuscha isolate QuinsamMale2020 ecotype Even-year linkage group LG13, OgorEven_v1.0, whole genome shotgun sequence, encodes the following:
- the tmem35 gene encoding novel acetylcholine receptor chaperone, whose product is MASPRTITIVALSFALGLFFVFMGTIKLTPRLSKDAYSEMKRAYKSYAKALPGLKKMGISSVLLRKIVGSLEVGCGVVLTLVPGRPKDVANFLLLLVMLAVLFFHQLVGDPLKRYAHALVFGILLTCRLLIARQSEDRPEREESREQHINVQEKNKVKQS